In the Chroococcidiopsis sp. SAG 2025 genome, one interval contains:
- the scyA gene encoding scytonemin biosynthesis protein ScyA (ScyA, a thiamin diphosphate-dependent enzyme, performs an acyloin condensation during scytonemin biosythesis. It joins a molecule of indole-3-pyruvate to one of para-hydroxyphenylpyruvic acid.), with product MTDNHIRSSPSIDSETTFHPDTGSAESASSLDPSYKYYNSSNSSNVAAELLDNDTSTQMPVLPSVADAIAQMLADLGFKYAFGVAGGAMATIWGALSNSSIQVIHCRHEGGAAFAAVEACFASDRPVVVFTTAGPGLTNSLTGLLAGRGEGAKVILISACTSAAQRGRWAIQETSTYTMPQAGIFTPGVLFDYAITVECAEQLPQISRQLALGLSQSGGFVAHVSIPTGVQTSSLSLPLPQLDLSHALTTPSEETIAHCVQLLTEAPFAIWVGFGARNAAEEIYQLAERTGAAVMCSPRGKGIFPEDHPQFVGVTGLGGHTSVLKYIQESPPLRTLVLGTRLGEPTSFWNPTMVPARGFIHVDIDPVVPGVAYPAAETVPVQADIGAFLRSLLKYLDKTQSFATLKSRANRTLPHPEPEPITPATSDLIRPEVLMAAIQKVMVEGSNAAIAAESGNSFTWATHMLRIDKPNRYRVSTGVGSMGHMVAGVIGIALGRKSKAVAITGDGSMLMNNELNTAVKYQIPAIWIVLNDGRYNMCEQGMKMLKLQGADATIPQVDFVAIARGMRADGIRIEKESELEAALQCAIDSPLPFVVDVIIDPSRLAPSGGRNKSLQAQGVKSTAKEQVVSFPMISE from the coding sequence ATGACCGACAACCACATTCGCTCGTCTCCTTCTATCGACTCAGAAACCACGTTCCATCCAGACACTGGTAGCGCCGAATCAGCATCGTCTCTCGATCCTAGCTATAAGTATTACAACTCCAGCAATTCCAGCAACGTCGCAGCCGAGCTGTTAGATAACGATACTAGCACTCAGATGCCCGTGTTGCCTTCAGTTGCGGATGCGATCGCGCAGATGCTAGCAGACTTAGGCTTCAAATATGCCTTCGGAGTTGCCGGGGGAGCAATGGCAACCATTTGGGGTGCTTTATCTAATAGCAGCATCCAGGTGATTCACTGCCGTCACGAAGGAGGAGCGGCTTTTGCGGCTGTAGAAGCATGTTTCGCTAGCGATCGCCCCGTTGTTGTCTTTACCACTGCCGGACCAGGACTAACGAACTCGCTAACGGGATTGCTAGCAGGGCGGGGAGAAGGCGCAAAAGTCATATTAATCTCAGCTTGCACCTCCGCCGCACAGCGCGGACGCTGGGCAATTCAAGAAACCAGCACCTACACGATGCCGCAAGCGGGAATTTTTACCCCAGGAGTGCTGTTCGACTACGCGATTACAGTTGAGTGTGCCGAGCAATTACCGCAAATTTCCCGCCAACTCGCCCTCGGACTATCACAATCTGGCGGTTTTGTCGCCCATGTGAGCATTCCTACAGGCGTACAAACTAGCAGCTTGAGCTTACCCCTGCCTCAGTTAGACCTCTCCCACGCTCTCACAACCCCCAGTGAAGAAACGATCGCCCATTGCGTGCAACTTTTAACCGAAGCACCTTTTGCGATCTGGGTGGGTTTTGGCGCGAGAAATGCTGCTGAAGAGATCTATCAGCTAGCCGAACGTACCGGAGCCGCAGTCATGTGTTCTCCCCGTGGTAAAGGAATCTTTCCCGAAGACCACCCACAGTTTGTTGGCGTTACAGGTTTAGGTGGTCATACCTCAGTTCTGAAGTACATACAAGAATCTCCACCATTGCGAACTTTAGTACTAGGAACGCGATTAGGAGAACCCACCTCATTTTGGAATCCGACAATGGTTCCTGCGAGAGGATTTATTCATGTAGACATCGATCCGGTAGTTCCAGGAGTCGCCTATCCAGCAGCTGAAACAGTACCAGTCCAAGCTGATATCGGTGCATTTTTGCGATCGCTGCTCAAGTACTTAGACAAGACGCAAAGCTTTGCAACTTTGAAAAGTCGTGCAAATAGAACGCTACCCCACCCCGAACCAGAACCAATTACCCCTGCAACTAGCGATTTAATCAGACCTGAAGTCTTGATGGCAGCAATTCAAAAGGTGATGGTTGAAGGTAGCAATGCGGCGATCGCGGCTGAGTCTGGGAATTCGTTTACTTGGGCAACGCACATGTTGCGAATTGACAAACCAAATCGCTATCGAGTCAGCACTGGAGTTGGTTCGATGGGACATATGGTAGCAGGTGTCATTGGTATAGCCTTGGGACGCAAGAGTAAAGCCGTTGCCATCACCGGAGACGGTTCTATGCTGATGAATAACGAGTTGAACACTGCTGTCAAGTATCAAATTCCTGCCATCTGGATCGTGCTGAATGACGGACGGTACAACATGTGCGAACAGGGGATGAAGATGTTGAAACTGCAAGGTGCAGATGCAACAATTCCCCAAGTCGATTTTGTGGCGATCGCTCGCGGGATGAGAGCTGATGGCATTCGCATCGAAAAAGAGTCTGAGCTTGAAGCAGCATTACAATGCGCGATCGATTCTCCTCTTCCTTTTGTCGTTGATGTCATTATCGACCCTTCGCGACTCGCACCTTCCGGGGGACGTAACAAGAGCCTGCAAGCGCAAGGGGTTAAATCAACTGCTAAAGAACAAGTAGTTTCATTCCCCATGATTAGCGAATAG
- a CDS encoding tyrosinase family protein produces the protein MRRKNKIMKMFRRAIAFLLAVSLIAISIGSGGSVSADDNLAVRKNIIDLTATEKAAFIKAIKTLKNTTLPEHQISIYDEFVAQHVAAMGLMSKDAKGPAAGHDGAHESSILLPWHREFIWRFETALRSVDPNVTLPYWDWTNPQALAAIFSDDFAGGNGEGVTISIPNAGNFTGGAVVSGTFSAANGWNLYPELHITPDGQPMGEVLLRFMQLPPTNNYPVPQADVDRILAANDYDTFRQAIEGFIQLNSSGQPTTGVFMHNYFHSFVGGANFDSSVGRPEPLGTMASLASSIYDPVFWLIHANVDRLWAEWQQSGHAGNQYYPAQGGHYGENLSDRMWPWDGGESTPANQGTGDQLSLLPAVSANDIVTPADTLDLSRYDYTYATLKSTNTRSSSRIAVLSLTIFATIAWRLQFQQLSRRS, from the coding sequence ATGAGAAGAAAAAATAAGATTATGAAGATGTTTCGCCGCGCGATCGCGTTCTTATTGGCTGTGAGTTTAATTGCTATTTCGATCGGATCGGGAGGTTCTGTCAGTGCTGACGACAACTTAGCCGTCAGAAAAAATATTATTGACCTCACTGCTACGGAGAAAGCAGCATTCATCAAGGCAATTAAAACCTTAAAAAACACCACTTTACCCGAGCATCAAATTAGCATTTACGACGAGTTTGTCGCCCAACACGTCGCGGCAATGGGGCTAATGTCAAAAGATGCCAAAGGTCCAGCAGCTGGACATGATGGCGCTCACGAAAGCTCGATATTATTACCTTGGCATCGCGAATTTATCTGGCGATTTGAAACAGCTCTGCGATCGGTCGATCCTAACGTCACGCTACCTTATTGGGACTGGACGAACCCCCAAGCGTTAGCAGCAATTTTCTCAGATGACTTTGCGGGTGGCAACGGCGAAGGAGTCACAATCTCAATTCCAAACGCAGGCAATTTTACGGGTGGTGCTGTTGTTTCCGGTACTTTTAGCGCCGCTAATGGCTGGAATTTGTACCCAGAATTGCACATTACACCAGATGGACAACCGATGGGTGAAGTGCTATTACGCTTCATGCAACTTCCGCCAACGAATAATTACCCAGTACCTCAAGCAGATGTCGATCGCATTCTAGCTGCAAACGACTACGATACTTTTCGCCAAGCGATCGAAGGGTTTATTCAATTAAACTCCTCCGGTCAACCAACGACTGGAGTATTTATGCATAATTATTTTCATAGCTTTGTGGGTGGAGCTAATTTCGATTCTAGTGTAGGTCGCCCCGAACCTCTAGGCACAATGGCTTCTCTTGCAAGTTCGATCTACGATCCGGTATTTTGGTTAATCCATGCTAATGTGGATCGACTCTGGGCGGAATGGCAGCAAAGCGGTCACGCTGGGAATCAATATTATCCCGCTCAAGGTGGTCATTACGGGGAAAATTTGAGCGATCGCATGTGGCCCTGGGATGGAGGTGAATCAACCCCAGCCAATCAAGGGACAGGAGATCAACTATCTTTATTACCTGCTGTATCTGCAAATGATATAGTTACCCCAGCCGACACATTAGATTTGAGCAGGTATGACTACACGTACGCTACGCTCAAAAGTACAAATACCAGATCTAGCTCTCGAATAGCTGTTTTGAGTCTGACTATCTTTGCTACGATCGCTTGGCGATTGCAGTTCCAGCAATTAAGTCGGAGAAGTTAG
- the scyC gene encoding scytonemin biosynthesis cyclase/decarboxylase ScyC (ScyC, an enzyme in the biosynthesis pathway for the cyanobacterial natural sunscreen scytonemin, performs a cyclization and decarboxylation on the compound ScyA produces.), which yields MEKNTFATSAYIATSPEVAFDYLCSLKNLDEWTLFSRMIEQIDENTWRGTASGYQRDLFYHVRKIENPLFFGIEWHCGFEYQKYFQVYPVLLFPPEYVEPGTNEKGVYFHWLSFVDPARRTPMIMEGIHTVHTSECRSLKAILERNAGETEAAQGRYKIDTDTIYIDAPLDTAIAYLRDLRNLDEWAHLLRADGEISSESGEFLDEYNQKVKVTFRTHDLKNYYLVEQDYFYPEYNLIQRSPVILMPCSYAFGNSEARGCIQHRISFWEIDKASRHGKLQLEDFGAESMNIKRFLEAKAGNFDTFARGMSYLLPSS from the coding sequence ATGGAAAAAAATACGTTTGCTACGTCAGCTTATATTGCGACTTCACCAGAGGTAGCTTTTGACTATCTGTGTAGTTTAAAGAATCTGGATGAATGGACTCTTTTTAGCCGGATGATCGAACAGATCGATGAAAATACCTGGCGAGGAACTGCTTCTGGCTATCAACGGGATCTTTTCTACCACGTTAGAAAGATTGAAAATCCGCTTTTTTTCGGTATAGAATGGCACTGTGGCTTTGAGTACCAAAAATACTTTCAAGTGTATCCCGTTCTATTATTTCCACCCGAATATGTAGAGCCAGGAACAAATGAAAAAGGAGTTTATTTTCACTGGTTGAGTTTTGTCGATCCGGCGCGCCGAACTCCAATGATTATGGAGGGAATTCATACAGTTCATACATCTGAATGTCGCTCGCTCAAGGCAATTTTGGAACGCAATGCTGGTGAAACAGAAGCAGCTCAAGGACGTTACAAAATTGATACTGATACGATTTACATTGACGCGCCGCTTGATACTGCGATCGCCTACTTACGAGATTTACGTAATTTAGATGAATGGGCGCATCTACTCCGAGCGGATGGCGAAATCAGTAGCGAATCTGGTGAATTTTTAGATGAATATAACCAGAAAGTAAAAGTTACATTTCGCACCCACGATCTCAAGAACTACTACCTTGTAGAACAGGATTATTTTTATCCTGAATACAATTTGATTCAGCGCAGCCCTGTGATTCTGATGCCTTGTTCTTATGCTTTTGGTAACTCAGAAGCCCGTGGATGTATCCAACATCGCATCAGTTTCTGGGAGATCGACAAAGCTTCGCGTCACGGTAAATTACAACTAGAGGACTTTGGAGCTGAGAGTATGAATATTAAGCGTTTTCTAGAAGCTAAAGCTGGTAATTTTGACACCTTTGCCAGAGGGATGAGCTATCTTTTACCTTCTTCTTAG
- a CDS encoding TatD family hydrolase: MTARTTYDYIIMRESGIVATIEPAFWLGQPRTHVGTFQDYFNSLVGWERFRASQFGIQHYCTIGINPKEANNEALAEAVMELLPLYVCKEGVVAIGEIGYDDQTPAEDKYFRRQLELAKELDMLVLIHTPHRNKKAGTSRSMDACVEHGLDPARVIIDHNNEETVREVLDRGFWAAFTIYPHTKMGNARMVEIVKEYGCDRIIVDSSADWGISDPLAVPKTAQLMRERGIPETYVRAVCYENALAAYSQSGQIQETDWFASDAIDQRQMFNGNSVLRGQEPTVGASKECILIE; this comes from the coding sequence ATGACCGCTCGCACTACATACGATTACATAATTATGCGGGAGTCAGGGATTGTGGCGACGATTGAACCTGCCTTTTGGTTAGGACAACCCCGCACCCACGTTGGCACGTTTCAGGATTATTTTAATAGTTTGGTAGGGTGGGAAAGGTTTCGAGCGAGTCAGTTTGGCATTCAACATTACTGCACGATCGGCATCAATCCGAAAGAGGCTAATAACGAAGCTCTAGCCGAGGCAGTGATGGAGTTGTTACCACTGTACGTTTGCAAAGAAGGTGTGGTAGCAATTGGCGAAATTGGTTATGACGACCAAACCCCAGCCGAAGACAAATACTTTCGCCGACAACTAGAACTAGCGAAAGAACTAGATATGCTGGTGTTAATTCATACGCCCCATCGCAACAAAAAAGCAGGAACGAGCCGCAGTATGGATGCTTGCGTCGAGCATGGCTTAGATCCAGCACGGGTAATTATCGACCATAACAACGAAGAGACTGTACGGGAAGTTTTAGATCGGGGATTCTGGGCAGCTTTTACCATTTATCCGCACACCAAAATGGGAAACGCACGCATGGTAGAAATTGTCAAGGAATACGGTTGCGATCGCATTATTGTCGATAGTAGTGCCGACTGGGGCATTAGCGACCCGCTTGCTGTACCCAAAACTGCCCAATTGATGCGAGAACGGGGAATTCCAGAGACTTACGTTCGAGCAGTTTGCTACGAAAATGCCCTAGCTGCCTACAGTCAAAGCGGACAAATACAAGAGACAGACTGGTTCGCTTCAGATGCGATCGACCAACGACAGATGTTTAACGGTAACTCAGTGCTACGCGGACAAGAACCAACAGTGGGAGCCAGTAAAGAATGCATTTTGATTGAGTAA
- a CDS encoding ScyD/ScyE family protein: MKLKQLTIALITVSIALVFGPQAARAASLTTLADGLNNARGLSFDSEGNAYVGETGLGGDGVCQPSPSTQFELICSGNTGSVTKVTPDGTQSRVIDGTESLALQQTKEQGAGPQELNFDSSGNAYLLTGFAGNPANRDAELNTLSTNTQFPAQQQQAAPPVAPDQVLGTTTLGKLYKTDLNTGSLTEVADLSKAELLTNPDGGDVISNPYDFVIKDNTAYVGDGGANVVWNVNLDTGETKATKIPGQTVENPEFPPNVSIPGAGQEQPPAGQQGQDAVPGVPAEQEAAGLPAEQIPSQVDIQSVVTGVDIGPDGAVYAGELTGFPYPEGKAKVWRIGENGEPEVFADGFTQITDIKFDKDGNLLVLQFADEAQWKGGGQSLQDLPGSLIKLAPDGTRTTLVAAGEGLASAAGLNIGPDGEIYVVNNGVGPGTGELVRVDGVGSAAAVPEPSSILGLLLFGVMGGGTWFKRKQQQDREAIAPQPEQTLSQSSI, translated from the coding sequence ATGAAGCTCAAACAACTTACGATTGCACTTATAACTGTTTCTATTGCCCTTGTGTTTGGACCGCAGGCAGCAAGAGCTGCATCATTAACAACACTCGCTGATGGACTTAACAACGCACGGGGACTTAGCTTTGATTCTGAAGGTAATGCCTACGTAGGCGAGACAGGATTAGGGGGGGATGGTGTTTGTCAACCATCTCCTAGTACCCAATTTGAGCTGATATGTTCTGGTAATACTGGTTCAGTCACAAAAGTTACGCCAGACGGAACGCAAAGTCGCGTTATCGACGGGACTGAATCTCTAGCGTTACAACAAACTAAAGAGCAAGGAGCAGGTCCACAAGAACTCAATTTTGATTCTAGCGGCAATGCTTATCTGCTGACTGGTTTTGCTGGTAATCCAGCCAACCGAGATGCAGAATTAAATACTCTTTCCACCAATACTCAATTCCCAGCTCAGCAACAGCAGGCTGCACCTCCAGTTGCTCCCGACCAAGTGTTAGGCACGACAACCTTGGGCAAGTTGTATAAAACCGATTTAAACACGGGCAGTTTAACAGAGGTTGCCGATTTGTCGAAAGCCGAACTTCTAACCAATCCTGACGGCGGCGATGTGATTAGCAATCCCTACGATTTTGTGATTAAAGATAATACCGCTTATGTCGGTGATGGCGGTGCTAACGTCGTCTGGAATGTGAATCTCGATACTGGTGAGACTAAAGCAACTAAAATTCCTGGGCAAACCGTAGAAAACCCTGAATTTCCACCAAACGTATCTATTCCTGGTGCGGGGCAAGAGCAGCCCCCAGCCGGACAGCAAGGACAAGATGCGGTTCCTGGCGTACCAGCAGAGCAAGAGGCGGCTGGACTACCAGCAGAGCAAATACCAAGCCAGGTAGATATTCAATCTGTAGTTACAGGTGTAGATATCGGTCCCGATGGAGCCGTATATGCTGGCGAACTCACGGGTTTTCCATATCCCGAAGGTAAAGCAAAAGTCTGGCGGATTGGGGAGAACGGTGAGCCAGAAGTTTTTGCCGATGGTTTTACGCAAATTACCGATATCAAATTTGATAAAGACGGTAATTTATTAGTGTTGCAATTTGCCGACGAAGCCCAGTGGAAAGGCGGCGGTCAGAGTTTACAAGACCTACCAGGCTCTCTAATCAAACTTGCTCCTGACGGTACGCGCACGACTCTTGTAGCTGCGGGTGAAGGACTTGCCTCGGCTGCGGGTCTGAATATTGGTCCTGATGGTGAGATCTATGTCGTTAACAATGGGGTTGGACCAGGTACGGGGGAACTCGTACGAGTTGATGGTGTCGGGTCTGCGGCAGCCGTTCCCGAACCTTCATCTATCTTAGGCTTACTCTTGTTTGGAGTTATGGGCGGTGGTACGTGGTTCAAACGCAAACAGCAACAAGATCGAGAAGCGATCGCGCCACAGCCAGAACAAACCTTATCTCAGTCCTCGATTTAG
- the scyB gene encoding tryptophan dehydrogenase ScyB translates to MKLFETVKEMGHEQVLFFQDKELNFKTIIALHDTSLGRAMGATRLFPYASEEDALRDVLRLSRGMTYKAACANIPVGGGKAVIIANPDQKTDKMLRAYGRFVDSLQGRFITGQDVNICPEDVQEMRRETRYVVGLTGKAGGPAPATALGVFLGIQAAVFFQLNKQDLNGLRVAVQGLGNVGGKLCDYLHRRGVKLFVTDLNHNRAEEIKQLYEATVVEPKDIYSLDVDIFAPCAMGAILNSETIPLIQASIIAGCANNQLQDENIHSAMLKSKGILYCPDYVINSGGLINVYHELTFSDEASYLKQIHSIYDTLLEIFTKSKAENITTQDASKRLAEERILKARKLAIAA, encoded by the coding sequence GTGAAGCTGTTTGAGACCGTTAAAGAAATGGGACACGAGCAAGTCCTATTTTTTCAAGATAAAGAACTGAATTTCAAAACCATAATTGCTCTCCACGATACGAGTTTGGGACGAGCGATGGGCGCAACCCGCCTGTTTCCTTATGCTAGTGAAGAAGATGCTTTACGAGATGTTCTGCGTCTGAGTCGCGGTATGACCTATAAAGCTGCTTGCGCCAATATTCCAGTAGGTGGTGGCAAGGCAGTAATTATTGCCAATCCCGACCAGAAGACAGACAAAATGCTCAGGGCATACGGGCGTTTTGTCGATAGTCTTCAAGGACGTTTTATTACAGGTCAAGATGTGAATATTTGTCCTGAAGACGTGCAGGAAATGCGTCGCGAAACTAGATATGTTGTCGGGTTAACAGGAAAAGCCGGTGGTCCAGCTCCAGCAACAGCTTTAGGAGTGTTTTTAGGAATTCAAGCTGCCGTTTTCTTTCAGTTAAATAAACAAGATTTGAACGGACTGCGAGTTGCCGTTCAAGGATTAGGCAATGTTGGCGGAAAACTCTGTGACTATTTACATCGGCGTGGGGTAAAACTTTTTGTCACGGATCTAAATCACAATAGAGCAGAGGAAATTAAGCAACTCTATGAGGCAACGGTTGTAGAACCTAAAGACATATATTCACTCGACGTTGATATTTTTGCTCCCTGTGCAATGGGAGCAATTCTTAATAGCGAGACAATTCCCTTAATCCAAGCTTCTATTATTGCAGGCTGTGCTAATAATCAACTGCAAGATGAGAACATTCACAGCGCGATGCTGAAATCAAAAGGAATTCTTTACTGCCCCGATTATGTAATTAATTCTGGCGGCTTAATTAATGTTTACCACGAACTTACATTTTCAGACGAAGCAAGTTACTTAAAACAAATTCATAGCATCTACGATACTTTGCTAGAAATTTTCACCAAGTCAAAAGCAGAAAATATCACAACTCAAGATGCTTCTAAGCGTCTCGCAGAAGAACGGATATTAAAAGCAAGAAAACTTGCGATCGCGGCGTAA
- a CDS encoding DNA-binding response regulator produces the protein MVKKILVIEESVQTRNLFLECLEAKGFHAIGAENGVVGIQQVQRQLPELIVCGIARIGEFDGFGVLTAIRKNPATAVIPFIFVTSRTTRDDIRKGMELGADDYLTKPCTLKELLRAINVQLEKRETIQKWYTSNDRQTLSKAAIAETLNSTALHSIFPASSQMAAVFRFIEENYWQPITLCDIAQAVGYSPAYLTNLVRQQTGKSVHRWLVERRMAQAICLLQKTEQTIGQIAETIGYQDVCHFSRYFRQFYGTSPQAWRNEHRCRVAAS, from the coding sequence ATGGTGAAAAAGATTCTGGTGATAGAAGAGAGCGTCCAAACTCGCAATTTGTTTTTAGAGTGTTTGGAGGCTAAGGGTTTTCATGCCATTGGTGCTGAAAATGGTGTAGTTGGTATACAACAAGTTCAAAGGCAATTACCCGAGCTAATCGTTTGTGGCATTGCTAGAATAGGCGAATTTGATGGGTTTGGCGTTCTAACTGCCATCCGCAAAAATCCTGCCACAGCAGTTATTCCGTTCATCTTTGTTACTAGTAGAACAACGCGAGATGACATCCGTAAAGGCATGGAGTTAGGAGCAGATGATTATCTAACTAAACCTTGTACTTTAAAGGAATTACTTAGAGCAATTAACGTCCAACTGGAAAAGAGAGAGACTATTCAGAAATGGTATACATCTAACGATCGGCAGACACTCTCAAAAGCGGCGATCGCTGAAACTTTAAACTCTACAGCTTTACACTCAATCTTTCCTGCCTCTTCTCAAATGGCGGCTGTTTTCCGCTTCATTGAAGAGAATTACTGGCAACCAATTACTCTGTGTGACATAGCACAAGCTGTGGGTTATTCTCCCGCTTATTTAACAAATCTAGTCAGACAGCAAACTGGTAAGAGCGTTCATCGCTGGTTAGTAGAACGCCGAATGGCACAAGCAATTTGCTTGCTGCAAAAAACCGAGCAGACTATTGGTCAAATTGCTGAAACCATTGGCTATCAAGACGTTTGCCATTTCAGTCGTTACTTTCGTCAGTTTTACGGTACGAGTCCTCAAGCTTGGAGAAACGAACACCGCTGTCGCGTTGCCGCGAGCTAA
- a CDS encoding EboA family metabolite traffic protein: MTNDRPMTTTQISITDLIHSWLERNVDRAGLNWLEEKRSQIAQGAAVKVFFTAFSATPRYTGKKSLQLTPSDLQAAAIARTGWFPINWSVDRAARILLVLALPQDDESQYLQTLEQVFTAADIGELVALYQALPLLSYPERLKARAAEGVRSNMTDVFNAVALQNPYPSEYFDNLAWNQMILKALFVGSPLHLIQGLDRRANPELAKMLVDYASERKAANRSVSPELWELVKKSKVKS, from the coding sequence ATGACCAATGACAGACCAATGACTACAACACAAATTAGCATCACCGATTTAATTCATAGTTGGTTGGAGCGAAATGTCGATCGCGCGGGTTTGAATTGGTTGGAGGAAAAGCGATCGCAAATTGCTCAGGGAGCGGCTGTAAAAGTATTTTTTACAGCTTTTAGTGCTACGCCGCGCTATACGGGCAAAAAAAGCTTGCAGTTAACGCCATCCGATTTACAAGCAGCCGCGATCGCCCGCACAGGTTGGTTTCCGATAAATTGGAGTGTCGATCGAGCTGCGCGGATACTCCTAGTCCTAGCTTTACCACAGGATGACGAGTCACAATACTTGCAAACGTTAGAGCAAGTCTTTACTGCTGCTGATATAGGGGAGTTAGTCGCACTCTACCAAGCTCTACCATTGCTATCTTATCCAGAGCGATTGAAAGCACGGGCGGCTGAGGGAGTACGCAGTAACATGACTGATGTATTTAATGCTGTAGCCTTACAAAACCCATATCCATCCGAGTATTTTGACAATCTTGCTTGGAATCAAATGATATTGAAAGCATTATTTGTTGGTAGTCCACTGCATTTAATTCAAGGACTCGATCGCCGTGCTAATCCAGAACTAGCCAAGATGTTAGTCGATTATGCCAGCGAACGCAAAGCCGCTAACCGCTCGGTTTCTCCCGAATTATGGGAATTAGTGAAAAAATCAAAAGTCAAAAGTTAA
- the scyF gene encoding scytonemin biosynthesis PEP-CTERM protein ScyF (ScyF is a conserved protein in biosynthesis systems for the scytonemin, a Trp-derived cyanobacterial natural sunscreen, although it is not absolutely required.) produces MSLFRNFSIAIATAGCVVATTTQANASITLEYEGDIGRPANFAAGETPFTPGTLAIPQGIAVQEETGNVFVANDVTDQIQVFDSQGNYLQGIGSTGSGPGQSDGQSAIAFEPNTGNLYAGDVNNNRINVFDPQGNYVKSIAQGQFSGLIEGRPFFGPSGIVFDNSGNGYVGDYSSDRILKFNPSSGEITGSIGSSGTTPGQFQGPSGIAVRSDGNLVVTDQFNNRIQVVNPEGDALLSFGKEGTGEGEFNQPIDVEVDEKDNIYVTDSINSRVQVFDKNGNFLSAFGEPARDANGNVVPPLSLGAPSPYGDPLDLEPGKFNWTAGSDLKDGKLYVGDFFQGRVQVLDVVDSSSSSAEVPEPSAFLGVAVLGAGVAAVKLKKSLRQKAIG; encoded by the coding sequence ATGAGTTTATTCAGAAATTTCTCGATCGCGATCGCTACTGCTGGATGTGTCGTCGCCACCACAACCCAAGCTAACGCTTCCATTACTTTAGAATATGAGGGTGATATCGGTAGACCAGCCAACTTTGCCGCAGGTGAAACTCCATTCACTCCAGGTACGCTTGCCATTCCCCAAGGTATAGCCGTACAGGAAGAAACAGGGAATGTTTTCGTGGCTAATGACGTAACCGATCAAATCCAAGTTTTCGATTCCCAAGGTAATTATCTTCAAGGTATTGGCAGTACGGGTAGCGGACCTGGGCAATCTGACGGGCAATCAGCGATCGCCTTTGAACCAAATACTGGGAATTTATATGCAGGTGATGTTAACAACAACCGGATTAACGTGTTCGATCCGCAAGGTAACTATGTCAAATCCATTGCTCAAGGTCAATTTAGCGGACTAATTGAAGGCAGACCTTTCTTTGGACCATCGGGTATTGTATTCGATAATAGTGGCAATGGTTACGTGGGCGATTATAGTAGCGATCGCATCCTGAAATTTAATCCATCAAGTGGCGAGATCACTGGTTCTATTGGCAGCAGTGGAACTACACCTGGACAATTTCAAGGACCATCAGGTATAGCAGTTAGGTCTGATGGAAATTTAGTTGTGACTGACCAGTTCAACAACCGCATTCAAGTCGTTAACCCAGAAGGTGATGCGCTGCTATCCTTCGGCAAAGAAGGTACTGGAGAGGGAGAATTCAATCAGCCAATCGATGTTGAAGTGGACGAGAAAGATAATATCTACGTGACAGATTCTATCAATAGCCGCGTCCAAGTATTCGATAAAAATGGTAACTTTCTGAGTGCATTTGGCGAACCTGCCCGCGATGCAAATGGCAATGTCGTACCACCTTTATCGTTAGGCGCACCCTCTCCTTATGGCGATCCCCTAGACCTCGAACCAGGTAAGTTTAACTGGACGGCAGGTTCAGACTTGAAAGATGGCAAGCTCTACGTAGGCGACTTTTTCCAAGGTCGCGTCCAAGTGTTAGACGTTGTGGATAGCTCCTCATCATCTGCTGAAGTTCCCGAACCTTCTGCATTTTTGGGTGTAGCTGTTTTAGGTGCTGGCGTTGCTGCCGTCAAGTTGAAAAAAAGCTTGCGGCAAAAGGCAATTGGTTGA